The proteins below are encoded in one region of Dehalococcoidia bacterium:
- a CDS encoding glycerophosphodiester phosphodiesterase family protein has protein sequence MHKKMLVLSHAACKGHAPENTLAGIRAALALGADAVEVDVRATADGIPVLLHDATVDRTTDGSGPLSAMTFAETRKLNAGDERFPGERVPSLEETVQAAGEMALFLELKETGIERAVLDVIRKTDSIERCTINSFLGDALTAMRHLEPRLPYVLTVAGRPDDWDELLTRALSLNAQGLSVECSLVDGALIEKTLRRAMRVYSWTVNEESEMLRLIGLGVDGIISDFPDRVREALVHRPWP, from the coding sequence GTGCACAAGAAGATGCTTGTCCTCTCCCACGCCGCGTGCAAAGGACACGCTCCCGAGAACACCCTCGCCGGTATACGCGCCGCACTCGCGCTCGGCGCCGACGCCGTCGAGGTGGACGTGCGCGCCACCGCCGACGGCATCCCCGTCCTCCTGCACGACGCCACCGTCGACCGCACGACCGATGGTTCAGGCCCGCTGTCAGCCATGACATTCGCCGAAACACGGAAGCTGAACGCCGGCGACGAGCGGTTCCCCGGCGAACGGGTGCCGTCGCTGGAGGAGACGGTACAGGCGGCAGGCGAAATGGCGCTCTTCCTGGAGCTGAAGGAGACGGGGATCGAACGCGCCGTCCTCGATGTCATCCGGAAGACGGACTCCATCGAGCGCTGCACGATCAACTCCTTCCTCGGCGACGCCCTCACCGCGATGCGCCACCTCGAGCCCCGCCTGCCCTACGTCCTCACGGTGGCCGGACGCCCCGACGATTGGGACGAGCTGCTCACGCGCGCTCTCTCACTGAACGCGCAGGGGCTGAGCGTGGAATGCAGCCTCGTCGACGGCGCCCTCATCGAAAAGACGCTTCGTCGCGCCATGCGGGTCTACTCGTGGACGGTCAACGAGGAGAGCGAGATGCTGCGCCTTATCGGGCTGGGAGTGGACGGCATCATCTCCGACTTCCCCGACCGCGTACGGG
- a CDS encoding nitroreductase family protein, with amino-acid sequence MPWEDVKQIFRPETVHMGVMQIDPEKCSRTRGSSCQLCYENCPFRAWAAPEPGKPPQLKEEYECFSCYNCMVACPRGAVSIVEPYHVDEGYWKTEPHALPARLPLEPKDADGNPDQWNAIERAIYNRRSVRNFRDKPVPEHLIRRVLEAGRFAPSAGNCQPWRFIVITNKALLQEMDEAIWAGVNMIYQMFKNDDLVKQLAAGYEMAPQQSGTWDPRLALGGMGSISKRNGPPLLNAPAVILILGDERAISGPEINAGICGQNMNLVCNSLGIKCCWVGFAQVINQVPPIKEKLGIEYPWRIITSLVMGYPRFKQEGIVPREYRPVTWFREDRAGPEIE; translated from the coding sequence ATGCCCTGGGAGGACGTAAAGCAGATCTTCCGCCCGGAAACGGTGCACATGGGGGTGATGCAGATAGACCCGGAGAAGTGCAGCCGGACACGGGGCTCGAGCTGTCAGTTGTGCTACGAGAACTGCCCCTTCCGCGCCTGGGCTGCTCCAGAGCCGGGAAAGCCACCGCAACTGAAGGAGGAGTACGAGTGCTTCAGTTGTTACAACTGCATGGTGGCCTGCCCTCGCGGCGCCGTCTCGATCGTCGAGCCCTATCATGTGGACGAGGGCTACTGGAAGACGGAGCCCCACGCTCTGCCGGCGAGGCTACCCCTCGAGCCGAAGGACGCCGACGGCAACCCCGACCAGTGGAACGCGATCGAGCGGGCGATCTACAACCGGCGCAGCGTCCGCAACTTCCGCGATAAGCCGGTGCCCGAGCACCTCATCCGGCGGGTGCTGGAGGCCGGGAGGTTCGCGCCCAGCGCCGGCAACTGCCAGCCCTGGCGCTTCATCGTCATTACCAACAAAGCCCTGCTCCAGGAGATGGACGAGGCGATCTGGGCGGGCGTAAACATGATTTACCAGATGTTCAAGAACGACGACCTCGTAAAGCAGCTTGCGGCCGGCTACGAGATGGCGCCCCAACAATCGGGGACGTGGGACCCGCGGCTGGCCCTCGGCGGCATGGGCAGCATTTCTAAGAGGAATGGGCCGCCGCTGTTGAACGCGCCGGCCGTGATCCTCATTCTCGGCGATGAGCGCGCCATCAGCGGGCCCGAGATCAACGCCGGCATCTGCGGGCAGAACATGAACCTGGTGTGCAACTCGCTGGGGATCAAGTGTTGCTGGGTGGGTTTCGCCCAGGTCATCAATCAGGTGCCGCCGATAAAGGAGAAGCTGGGCATCGAGTATCCGTGGCGGATCATTACTTCGCTCGTCATGGGCTATCCGCGGTTCAAGCAAGAAGGGATCGTGCCGAGGGAGTACCGGCCCGTGACGTGGTTCCGCGAGGACCGCGCGGGGCCGGAAATCGAGTAG